The following proteins come from a genomic window of Eretmochelys imbricata isolate rEreImb1 chromosome 11, rEreImb1.hap1, whole genome shotgun sequence:
- the SPATC1L gene encoding speriolin-like protein: MSLDSEEMHRKKRVWFSESPGGDEPRKPHTYYLNELELNSKKNGRIVGEIAFQLDRRILAYVFPGVTRLYGYTVSNIPEKIKQASMKCLDGSVDEKKHRAMMQRYLSLAARLERMGYSRDVHPVFSEFLINTYGILKQRPDLHSSPLHSSPADLRKIVIDIVPSKFLGDTLLLLNCLCELSKEDSKPLFAW, encoded by the exons ATGTCCCTGGACTCAGAAGAGATGCACAGGAAAAAGAGAGTCTGGTTCTCGGAGAGCCCAGGAGGAGATGAGCCGCGGAAGCCCCATACCTATTATTTAAACG AGTTGGAGCTGAACAGCAAGAAAAATGGCCGCATAGTGGGTGAGATTGCCTTCCAGCTAGACAGGCGCATCCTTGCTTATGTGTTTCCTGGAGTAACAAGACTTTATGGCTACACAGTGTCCAACATTCCTGAGAAAATCAAACAG GCCTCCATGAAGTGCCTggatggctctgtggatgagaaaAAGCACCGAGCCATGATGCAGCGCTACCTTTCCCTCGCTGCACGCCTCGAGAGGATGGGCTACAGCCGGGATGTGCACCCGGTGTTCAGCGAGTTCCTGATCAACACCTACGGCATCCTGAAACAGCGGCCAGACCTGCACTCCAGCCCActccacagcagcccagctgaTCTGCGCAAGATCGTGATTGACATCGTCCCGTCCAAGTTCCTTGGCGACACTTTGCTGCTGCTGAACTGTTTGTGTGAACTCTCCAAGGAAGACAGTAAACCTCTCTTTGCTTGGTAG